From a single Capsicum annuum cultivar UCD-10X-F1 chromosome 12, UCD10Xv1.1, whole genome shotgun sequence genomic region:
- the LOC107849017 gene encoding uncharacterized protein LOC107849017 yields the protein MGNAQWVLQQKLKALSRKLSYWSKNVIGNVFDKVQQWKNIPKIWKRGNADISDVAIENFSDIFTKEDTQNHHSIFRNLEATITAEDNIKFHEIPTEEEIKDAVFFINPDSATVPLCDVLAENGKVEQEFTLSSSDLFYSPLDSVQLTLTYTGATLESLGENVADIKKLETLTLSSSAESSPSNSIPKQTSSAPSEETALSLKESKDNAKAVDSTSPAVAASTFTLPVVNLNIAPEKKLVQQDIVDIHNKSMQQFAEDLEKMKLPLRY from the exons ATGGGTAACGCACAATGGGTGTTACAACAGAAACTGAAAGCTCTTTCCAGGAAACTAAGTTACTGGTCAAAGAATGTCATTGGAAATGTGTTTGACAAGGTTCAACAATGGAAAAATATACCAAAGATATGGAAGAGAG GAAATGCAGATATCTCTGATGTAGCAATAGAAAATTTTTCTGATATTTTCACTAAGGAGGATACACAAAATCATCATAGTATTTTTAGAAATCTGGAAGCCACTATCACAGCTGAAGACAACATAAAGTTTCACGAGATTCCTACAGAAGAAGAGATAAAAGATGCAGTCTTTTTCATCAATCCTGACAGTGCTACTG TCCCTCTTTGTGATGTTCTTGCTGAGAATGGAAAGGTAGAGCAAGAATTCACTTTGTCCTCAAGTGATCTCTTCTATTCTCCTTTAGATTCTGTGCAATTGACACTTACATATACTGGTGCAACCCTTGAAAGTCTTGGAG AAAATGTGGCTGACATCAAAAAGTTAGAGACTCTCACCCTGAGTTCTTCAGCCGAAAGTTCTCCATCAAACTCAATTCCCAAGCAAACATCAAGCGCTCCAAGCGAGGAAACTGCACTGTCTCTGAAGGAAAGTAAAGACAATGCCAAAGCAGTTGATAGCACCTCGCCTGCTGTGGCTGCTAGCACATTCACATTGCCAGTTGTTAACTTGAACATTGCACCAGAGAAAAAGCTTGTGCAGCAAGACATAGTGGATATACATAATAAAAGTATGCAGCAATTTGCTGAAGATCTAGAAAAGATGAAACTTCCTCTGAGATATTGA